A genomic segment from Malaclemys terrapin pileata isolate rMalTer1 chromosome 1, rMalTer1.hap1, whole genome shotgun sequence encodes:
- the LOC128842774 gene encoding uncharacterized protein LOC128842774 produces MEGERSAVVTCTGCAMFVFLPQDRSDFVCTKCKLVSILEEKVRGLEKQVSTLRCIRENEDFLDRRQEMLLRPQCSEDSEQAQQGQKDCEEVWQHVTSRRRKRSVHAPAMEIQVRNRFHVLSTGANAESGLDGPSEGREQKQTPPIGTQKMHCPRDGGSTTTTPKRRRRVVVVGDSLLRGTESSICRPDRENREVCCLPGARIHDVTERLPRLIKPSDRYPFLLLHVGTNDTAKNDLERITADYVALGRRIKEFEAQVVFSSILPVQGKGRGRDRRIVEVNEWLRRWCRREGFGFFDHGMVFQEEGVLGRDGLHLTKRGKSIFASRLANLVRRALN; encoded by the coding sequence atggaaggtgagcgatcagctgttgtaacctgcacaggttgtgccatgtttgtctttcttccacaggacagaagtgactttgtctgcacaaagtgcaagctggtctccatattggaggagaaggttcgagggctggagaaacaagtatcaactctgcgttgcataagggaaaatgaagatttcctggacagacgtcaggagatgcttctacggccacaatgttctgaagattcagagcaggcacagcagggacagaaggattgtgaggaggtttggcagcatgtgacctccagaagaagaaagaggagcgtccatgcaccagcaatggagatacaggtgaggaatcgtttccatgttctctctacaggtgctaatgcggagagtggactagatggcccatctgagggaagggagcagaagcagactccaccgattggaacgcaaaagatgcactgtcctagggatgggggttccacgaccaccactcccaagaggaggaggagggtggtggtggtcggggactccctcctcagggggactgagtcatctatctgccgccctgaccgggaaaaccgagaggtctgctgcttgcctggagctaggatacacgatgtgacggagagactgccgagactcatcaagccctcggatcgctaccccttcctgcttctccacgtgggcaccaatgatactgccaagaatgaccttgagcggatcactgcagactacgtggctctgggaagaaggataaaggagtttgaggcgcaagtggtgttctcgtccatcctccctgtgcaaggaaaaggccggggtagagaccgtcgaatcgtggaagtcaacgaatggctacgcaggtggtgtcggagagaaggctttggattcttcgaccatgggatggtgttccaagaagaaggagtgctaggcagagacgggctccacctaacgaagagagggaagagcatcttcgccagcaggctggctaacctagtgaggagggctttaaactag